A region of Sesamum indicum cultivar Zhongzhi No. 13 linkage group LG7, S_indicum_v1.0, whole genome shotgun sequence DNA encodes the following proteins:
- the LOC105166956 gene encoding quinone oxidoreductase-like protein 2 homolog, giving the protein MMEALLCRNLGDPTVRPDGAENSALTISTTYPIPQLNSPTAVRVRVKATSLNFANYLQILGKYQEKLPLPFIPGSDYSGTVEAVGPGVTKFKIGDPVCSFAARGSFAQFIVADESELFLVPEGCDLVAAGALPVAYGTSHVALVHRAQLCAGQVLLVLGAAGGVGVSAVQIGKVCGAIVIAVARGDEKAQFLKSLGVDHVVDVSKENVIESVKGFLKSKRLKGVDVLYDPVGGKLTKETLKLLNWGAQILVIGFASGEVPVIPANIALVKNWTVHGLYWGSYNIYRPHVLQDSLKELLSWLARGLITIKISHTFSLSKANLAFAALRDRKAIGKVLIAFDDQKTTRSKL; this is encoded by the exons ATGATGGAAGCTTTACTCTGCAGAAATCTGGGCGACCCCACAGTCCGGCCCGACGGGGCGGAGAACTCGGCCCTAACCATCTCCACGACTTACCCGATTCCGCAACTCAACTCGCCGACGGCGGTCAGAGTCCGTGTCAAAGCAACCAGCTTGAACTTCGCTAATTACCTCCAAATTCTCGGTAAGTACCAAGAGAAGCTGCCGTTGCCTTTTATTCCGGGCTCCGATTACTCGGGCACCGTCGAGGCTGTGGGACCCGGAGTCACCAAGTTCAAAATCGGGGATCCAGTTTGCTCTTTCGCTGCTCGCGGATCATTTGCTCAATTCATCGTCGCCGATGAATCCGAGTT GTTTCTGGTGCCTGAAGGATGTGACTTGGTTGCCGCTGGTGCACTTCCAGTCGCATATGGTACATCACATGTTGCACTTGTTCATAGAGCGCAATTGTGTGCTGGTCAG GTGTTGCTGGTTCTTGGTGCAGCTGGAGGAGTTGGTGTTTCTGCTGTACAAATTGGCAAGGTCTGTGGTGCCATTGTTATAGCTGTTGCTAG GGGAGATGAGAAGGCGCAATTTCTGAAGTCACTGGGTGTAGATCATGTTGTTGATGTGAGCAAAGAGAATGTCATTGAAAGTGTGAAGGGGTTTCTAAAGTCGAAAAGGCTGAAAGGAGTTGATGTTTTGTATGATCCGGTTGGAGGCAAGCTTACAAAAGAAACCTTGAAGTTGTTGAACTGGGGAGCACAAATCTTGGTTATAGGGTTTGCAAGTGGTGAAGTACCTGTAATCCCAGCAAATATTGCTCTTGTTAAG AACTGGACGGTTCATGGACTCTATTGGGGAAGTTATAACATCTATCGACCACATGTTCTGCAAGATTCCCTAAAGGAGCTGCTATCCTGGTTGGCTAGGGGATTGATTACCATCAAGATTTCCCATACTTTTAGCCTTTCTAAG GCAAATCTTGCTTTTGCTGCCCTCAGAGATAGAAAAGCAATTGGAAAGGTTTTGATTGCCTTCGATGACCAGAAAACTACGAGGTCTAAGCTTTAG
- the LOC105166957 gene encoding autophagy-related protein 18c translates to MTVHLDSMTSAVSTSRGIFPPSGFGVYEPMGRASGPHLQPQPEIGDNDETELYSVSWNQDYGCFAAGTSRGFRIYSCDPFKETFRRDLRSGGFKIVEMLFRCNILALVGSKANTHYPPNKVIIWDDHQSRCIGEFSFRSEVRAVKLRRDRVVVVLEHKIYVYNFMDLKLLHQIETVANPRGLCCLSHHLNTSVLACPGLRRGQVRVEHFGLNMTKIINAHDSKIACMTLTMDGLLLATASMRGTLIRIFNTMDGTRLQEVRRGADKADIYSIALSPNVQWLAVSSDKGTVHIFSLRVRVVGEDRTADSSATKSPALLYQISSNALDPLISPSTGANPGSSFSFMKGVLPKYFSSEWSFAQFHLPECTQFIAAFGSHNSVIILGMDGSFYRSSFDPAKGGLMVQQEYIRFLKTETRPK, encoded by the exons ATGACTGTTCATTTGGACTCCATGACTTCCGCTGTATCGACGTCTAGAGGGATATTTCCACCTTCTGGATTTGGTGTTTATGAGCCGATGGGTAGGGCTTCTGGCCCTCATCTCCAACCACAGCCTGAGATTGGAGACAATGATGAAACTGAGTTATATTCTGTGTCTTGGAATCAGGATTATGGTTGCTTTGCTGCTGGCACAAGCCGTGGATTTCGTATATATAGTTGTGATCCTTTCAAGGAAACATTCAGGCGTGATCTCAGAAGTGGGGGATTTAAGATTGTTGAGATGCTGTTTAGGTGCAATATATTAGCTCTTGTTGGTAGTAAAGCCAATACCCATTACCCTCCAAATAAAGTTATTATCTGGGATGATCATCAAAGCAGGTGCATAGGCGAGTTCTCATTTAGATCTGAGGTTCGTGCAGTTAAGCTAAGACGGGACCGTGTTGTTGTTGTTCTAGAGCACAAgatatatgtttataattttatggaCCTGAAGCTTCTTCATCAAATAGAGACTGTAGCAAATCCCAGGGGACTTTGTTGTTTGTCACACCACCTGAATACGTCCGTGTTGGCCTGCCCAGGCCTGCGACGAGGACAAGTTCGGGTTGAACATTTTGGCTTGaatatgacaaaaataatCAATGCTCATGATTCTAAGATTGCTTGCATGACCTTGACAATGGATGGGCTGCTTCTTGCAACTGCCAGTATGAGAGGCACTCTGATAAGAATTTTCAACACAATGGACGGAACTCGATTACAAGAG GTACGCAGAGGGGCAGATAAAGCTGATATATACAGTATAGCACTGTCTCCGAATGTTCAGTGGTTAGCTGTGTCCAGTGACAAAGGTACAGTCCACATTTTCAGTCTCCGAGTGCGGGTGGTTGGTGAAGACAGGACAGCTGATTCCTCTGCTACTAAAAGTCCAGCATTGCTTTATCAGATTTCTTCAAACGCCCTTGATCCTCTAATTTCTCCAAGCACTGGTGCTAATCCTGGTTCTTCATTCTCATTCATGAAAG GGGTTTTACCAAAATATTTCAGCTCAGAATGGTCATTTGCGCAGTTTCACTTGCCAGAATGTACACAGTTTATTGCAGCATTTGGTTCTCATAACTCTGTAATTATTTTAGGCATGGATGGGAG TTTCTACAGGTCCAGCTTTGATCCAGCGAAGGGTGGGTTGATGGTGCAGCAGGAGTATATCCGCTTTCTAAAAACTGAAACAAGACCCAAATAG
- the LOC105166955 gene encoding cytochrome P450 714A1, whose translation MKALLLLLLLLVLVLAVLFLTNKHGLVVLVFVPGLPLYLLEILWVKPWRIRRKLQAQGIKGPKPWLLYGNVWEMQKIQESAKESSGKNDGDEFVAHDYTSTLFPYFEQWRRQYGPIYTYSTGNKQHLYVNHPELVKEMNHCVSSDLGKPSYVTKQLAPILGNGILRSNGHIWAQQRKIVAPEFFMDKVKGMVGLMVESAESLTKKWEGCIESQGGKMAEIKAEEDLRSLSADVISKACFGSSYLKGKEIFSKLRTLQKAISKQSFLFGSHAFRLLPTGQQKKIEHLEKEIETLIWEVVKERERECQEENKDLLQLILEGAINGEVGKDSSKRFIVDNCKNIYFAGHESTAVAASWCLMLLALHPQWQARIRAEMAQVCGDTSGGLDAESVHKLKTVTMVIKEVLRLYPPAAFVSREALQETQIGHIVVPKGVCLWTLIPTLHRDPDIWGPDVNEFNPERFANGITRACKLPQVYIPFGLGPRLCLGRNFALVQLKIVIALIVSKFTLCLSPKYRHSPAYRMIVEPGQGVHLLVQRCGK comes from the exons ATGAAggcccttcttcttcttcttctccttcttgtTCTGGTTTTGGCTGTCCTTTTCCTCACAAACAAACATGGTCTTGtggttcttgtttttgttCCTGGTTTGCCCTTGTACTTGCTTGAAATCCTGTGGGTGAAGCCGTGGCGGATCCGGAGGAAGCTTCAGGCACAAGGGATAAAAGGGCCAAAGCCTTGGCTTCTGTATGGGAATGTTTGGGAGATGCAGAAAATCCAAGAATCAGCCAAGGAAAGCAGTGGGAAGAATGATGGTGATGAGTTCGTGGCCCATGATTACACCTCAACCCTCTTCCCCTACTTTGAACAGTGGAGAAGACAATACG GTCCGATTTACACGTACTCGACGGGAAACAAGCAACATTTGTACGTGAACCATCCGGAGCTAGTGAAGGAAATGAACCACTGTGTTTCCTCGGACCTAGGGAAGCCTTCTTACGTCACAAAACAGCTTGCACCCATCCTCGGCAATGGTATATTGAGGTCCAACGGCCACATTTGGGCACAACAGAGGAAAATTGTTGCACCTGAGTTCTTCATGGACAAGGTCAAG GGAATGGTGGGGCTGATGGTGGAGTCCGCCGAGTCGTTGACGAAGAAATGGGAGGGCTGCATAGAGTCGCAGGGTGGCAAAATGGCAGAGATCAAAGCAGAGGAGGACTTGAGGAGTCTGTCAGCAGATGTGATCTCAAAAGCATGTTTTGGGAGCTCTTACTTGAAAGGAAAAGAGATTTTCTCCAAGCTTAGAACCCTTCAAAAGGCCATTTCTAAGCAAAGCTTCCTCTTTGGCTCCCATGCATTTAG ATTGTTACCAACAGGGCAGCAAAAGAAAATCGAGCATTTGGAGAAAGAGATAGAAACGCTGATATGGGAAGTAGTGAAGGAGCGGGAGAGAGAATGCCAGGAGGAGAACAAGGATCTGCTGCAGCTGATCCTTGAGGGTGCCATCAATGGTGAAGTGGGCAAGGATTCATCTAAGAGGTTCATAGTTGACAACTGCAAAAACATCTACTTTGCGGGCCACGAATCCACTGCCGTTGCTGCGTCTTGGTGCTTGATGCTGCTGGCCCTGCATCCCCAATGGCAAGCCCGGATACGGGCTGAGATGGCTCAAGTCTGTGGGGACACTAGTGGTGGACTGGATGCGGAGTCTGTGCACAAATTGAAAACG GTTACAATGGTCATTAAAGAAGTGTTGAGATTGTATCCCCCAGCAGCATTTGTGTCGAGGGAGGCACTCCAAGAAACGCAAATCGGCCACATTGTCGTGCCGAAAGGTGTGTGCCTATGGACTCTGATCCCAACCCTACACAGGGACCCTGATATATGGGGCCCAGACGTGAACGAGTTCAATCCAGAACGTTTTGCAAATGGCATCACTAGAGCTTGCAAACTGCCACAAGTTTACATCCCGTTCGGATTAGGCCCTCGGCTTTGCCTCGGCCGGAATTTCGCCTTAGTTCAGCTCAAAATTGTGATCGCACTTATTGTGTCCAAGTTCACCCTGTGTTTGTCGCCTAAGTATAGGCATTCACCAGCTTATAGAATGATTGTGGAGCCTGGACAAGGTGTTCACTTACTTGTCCAACGATGTGGTAAATAG